The genomic stretch TAATCTATAATCTGATGATCGAGTCGATTCCATGATTATAAGTTCATTCCATACCGGACCAGACCGGAATAGGGTTATATACATTCTAATTATGAGAAGGGGTCATTCGAGCGTATCTAAATAGGTACTATGTTTACATATGGATCCCTACGTCGTTACATTCCATTTAGGATTAGGAATAGGCGTAATCGGACCTGCTTTTTACATATCTCGCGTTATTTGGGATGGGACCCTATTCACCTCTTTGGGCTTCTATTGAATCGAGAAATCGGTTTGATTGTCCATCTTTTTGATATAATAATATATTTGATAATATATATTTTTGATATATAGATATATATAATATATAAGGCATCCTCCGGATAATTCAAATCGAAGCAATTGGATGTCCGACTCGGGCCTATATGACATGACTGATCAATAGAAATACTCTAACACTCCACCTTTGTCATATATTCCATACATCGCACTGGATAGGTATCATATTCATGGAATACGATTCACTTTCAAGATGCCTTGGTGGTGAAATGGTAGACACGCGAGACTCAAAATCTCGTGCTAAAGAGCGTGGAGGTTCGAGTCCTCTTCAAGGCATAATATTGAATATTGAGAATGCTCATTGACTTGGAATAAGTTCGGCAGCGGATCACGAAATCTTGGTGATCTTCTCTATCTAATGAATGGGGAGTCTGCTTTGAAATCGTCCGCCCTGCACCCCCCCCCCGAGTATATGCTTCAACAGGAATCACACAAGGGTAGATTGATACAATAGAAACCTCTGGTAAAATGCCCACCCGTAATCCAGCAGATAAAGTACATTACATAGTCCGTTTTAGGGATTGGCGACTTACCCATTCAGTGACTTTGGCACTGGACGTTCCCAAAATGGGTACTGTACTATCGGGTCGGGTGAATTCAATAATAGACGCCCGTTGGCATTCCAGCCTTCCTTCTCCTTTCAAGGGCCTATCCGAAAGAGAATCCAGTACTTCTTGGTCGTGAATATCTGAATAGGACGAACCGCCCCGTGGATATCTTTGCTTCGGAACAAAACAATTAGAATTAGTCGGTCAACTGGAATGTGTATTATCCATATAGGGGATCTTTCAATTGAGAAGATCCGTCGACCTGAGACGAAGAGAAATGTCTATCTATTTTATTTAGTTATTCAGTTAAACCAATGAGTCATTATTGTAGCAGATAGCAACAACCATTTCATCCGACATGCGTTTTTTTGATTTTCCAATGGATTTACATCTTTCATTAATGGAAATTTTTTGATGTAGTGAGTAATAGCTCTGGTTGTTCGCTGTTCAAGAATTCTTGTTTAGGCAGTTCATACCATCCATACATAATGTTTTGATCTAAGATTTCAATTCTTCCATGTTTCAGCAGTAGTTAGTATATTGTTCCATGGAGCTAAGGTCCAAAATATGGAAGAAACAGGTGTTTCCACGACTCTACCGCCCAGTCAATTCTGTTCCACTTAATCCCTGTTTCATGGCCACATATCTTTCCGGCTAAGGAATGGGAAACCTTTCTCTTGTTACATGAATCCAATTTTCATTTCATCCGGGAAAAGCCATCTTTTTCTCAACAATGTCTTTGTCATTTGATCCAATAGCGTTCCGTTAGATAGGAACAGCTTTGATAAATACTGATAACTCTCGGATGGAGTATTAGAACGGAAAAATCCATTAGATAATGAACTATTGGTTCTAAGCCATCTCTGGCGATGAATCAACAATTCGAAGTACCTTTCTTGCGTATTCTTGATAAACCAGCGTTTATATATAGATGTAGGAAGATCTGTTTGGGAAGTAAGAAGCCCCTTTGACATCTCTTCATCTGCAAAGAATTCTCGATGTGAAAACACAGAGATAAAAGGCTGATCTTTGAATAGGAAAAAGAGTGGATCCGCAGGGTCCCAAATGAATTGGCTTATTCGAAAAAAGCCTTGTTCTTTGGAAGATCTATCTCGTGTCTGGTACTGCATGGTTCCACTCTGCAAGAACTCCGAATCATTCTCTTGAAGCCCATCCTCTTCATCATAAATGATCCGCTTGCCCCGAAATGACCTGACCCAATAGGGAAATCCCAATTCATTGGGCCTTTCGATACAATCAAATAGAAAGCCCCAAGGGCGCCATATTCTAGGAGCCCAAACTATGTGATTGAATAAATCCTCCTCTATCCGTTGCGGGTCGAGGACTCCTTCCCCTTCTTCAAACTCCGATTCGTATTGTTCATAGAGAAATCTCTGATCAACGATAGAACAAGATCCATTTTGCATCATATCTAAGGGATTCCTTGGTTCGGGCCGAAGAAGCAATGTCACTCGATCATTATCAAACTGACTGCAATCTTTTTCTGTCCGTGAGGATCCCACCGGAGCGCCTTCTACTTCTAATAGGCCATGAACTAGATCAGAATCATTCTCAACGAGTCCATAAGAAGTGATCCCATTTTTTTCATCGGGTCGGGGTAGAGACCAAAGGTCTTGAGCGACCGATCCGGCAGAACAACTCAAAAGATAAAGAAGTATCGTTAATTTCTTCATGCTCGTTCCAAGTTCGAAGTACCATTTGTACAAATAAGAATCCCCTTCGTTACATGATTTCTTCTTCATATAGATAGATATAGGATCTATGGAGCAATTACTTAGAAGTACATTTTGTGCAACAGCCCTTCCTATCTGATAGAAAAGGATCCCATGATCCTGAACCGATCTTACTTGGGATCGCAAATCCCAAGTTTGTCTATGAAGAGCAGATCTAATTATATTAGTGTCTATAATTGATTTCTTCTGTGTAATACTAATCGATAGGGCCTCATTGGTAAGTGCTACAAGATCTCGTACATTGGAACCCATGGTTATGGACCCGAATCCATTAGTATGGAACATTTTCTTTTCCAAGTGAAATCCCCTAGTATATGAAAGAGTGAAAAAGTGCTTTCGTTGTTGTGGAATAAGAAGCCTTCGTATCTTAATGCATGTATTTAATTTATTCGGAGCTATTAGAGCGGGATCCACTTTTTTGGGAATATGAGTCGAAGCAATAACAAGAATATTTCTAGTGGAACATCTTTCACAATCCCTGGAGAGATAGTTCACTAATAGACCGAGGGATAAGTAATTCGACTCATTCACATCCAGATCATGAATGTTTGGAATCCATATTATGCAAGGAGACATTGCTTTTGCTAATTCGAATTGAAGGGTGATATAAAATCGGTCTATTTCCGGCATCATACCCATAGTTAGCGCATTCATCATAGTTAGAAGCTCTAGCTCCGTATCAAAGTCACGGTCGTCACTATCATCAATATCGTCGCTATCATCAATATCGTCACTATCATCAACAAGAAAACCCTTGGGCTTGTTATCCAGGAACTTGTTCAGAAATACTGTAATGAAAGGAACATAGGAGTTTGTCGCTAGGTATTTGACCAAATAGGATCGTCCAGTTCCTAGAGAACCTATCACTAAAATACCCCTAGAGAGGGATAGGGCTAAGCGGAGCGAAAAGGGTTTTCCATGAGATGGGAAATGAAAACTATTAGCCCCACAGGAGGTTTGTGAATAAGTGATTGTCTGATAATGAGCAAGGAATATCCGTCTTTCTGCTAAACAGGATGTATTGAACTCATAATTCATTAGATACTTTTTATGAATGTCAACTAAGTATCGTAAGTAAATTGCTCCCGGTTGTTCAATCATTTGATAACCAGAGCCATTCTTTGATAAATGATCACTATGAGTCAGACTCAATAGAATTTGATCAATCCTTTTTTCTGTCGTTAAGGTGGAGAACTGAACCAAGAATTCTCTTTCTTTATCATCAATCGAATCACTGTTCGAGACCCAGGATTCTATTTTATCATCAATCCAATCACCGTTCACGTTTTTTCTTTTTCTTATCAATGAATAGATCTCTTTACTTGTATGACTTAGATGTCTCGTATTTCTCGAAAAAGCGATTCGATTGATGGGATTTGGTATGATACTTATGATATCGATGAGATTGATATTCAAATATTTCTTCTTAGAACGTATTGATTTGACCCCATAAGCGGGACCACCACCCCATAGCATGTTGCCGACAGAAGCAGAACCCCGTATTTCTTCTAGAGAATCTCCTAATTGTTCCCGAGCAACTAGAAAGAGATTCTTTAACCAGAAAGAATTCAGTTCAGATGTAGGATACCTATCCAGAAGTTTTCGCAACTCAATCATGTATGATGGAATCATCAAAGATTTGACCCTTTCGAACTCTGTCTGTAACTCACTATAGGCTCGAGAAACAAAGAGAAGATGTGTACGAACGAGATATCCAGCAACAAGAAGAAGGAAAAGGATTGAATAGAGGAACTCCCGAACATTTGGCGATCTCAGATGTGTCGATATCAATGATGACTCATTATTTCGATGAATCATTTCTTCGGACGGAAGAAGATTATGTAAACACTTACTCGAAATATCACTTATCAGATTCCATTGTGGAAGACACAATTTTTTCTGAAGAATTCGCCATGATATATCTGATCCATGCATAATATCATGAAAAATGGATACAAATTTTTGGCTGCTACTTAGTATCGGCAATAGGTCTGAAAAAGTATCTAAAAATATAAAATTTAGATATTTGTATCCTGTCGAAGTAAGGAACCATGGCATATATGTTTGGAATATATTCCATTTTGAGAGAGTTGAAAAAGCACTATCTCGTTGAAAGGTTCTATACATCTGCCCTTTCTCAAGGCATTTCTTTAGACAAAGACCCCGTTTTTTCCTCTTTTCGGATGGTAAATATTTCTCAGAACATGGAGTGTGAATCAAACCCATGTTTGAATTGAAATTGAGATACTGATGCAAGTTCTTCCCTTCTGAATCAGACAGATTCATATCTGAAAGAGGTTGACAATAAGTTCTTTCAAAATTTACTATTTGTCCCTCTGTTAGAAGTGTTCCAGAAATGTCTGCGATCGAGTAAATAGCTCTACGAACGAATGGATCGGATCGAATTGGAAAATGGAAAGATTTGTACAAGTTATACCTTTCGTCACCATTTTGTGGAAAATCGTTAGGTATGAATATGTTAGACACCTGTAACTCGATTGGTGAAATAGTATCTCTCTCCAAAAAAGCATATTTTTTTTTACCGCCGCACAAAGAAAATATTTTCTTGCGAATGAACAAGATATTGAGGAATTGTCCATACGTAAAATCATAATTATTGATACGGGCCTTTTCCACATAAAAAGGGAATCCTTTGTTACAATAGAAGCAGAAGTGATGTGGATTATTCAAGAATCGAAGTCGATTTGCTTTATAAAAAGAAGATATCAATGAACTTCTATGAAATGGTTTCACGGGATTCAGCCAATTGTCTTGATCGTGGGATATCATTGAGAAATAGGAATCCATGTTATCAAAAGATTTCCTGCGATTATTTCTAGTATGGAATGAGTCAATCATCCACTTCGGTATCTTATTGAACAAAAATGGTGATATTGTTCCTCCATTGATCAAGAATTTAGATTTTTGGGAAGTCTCATGATCATCCAATAAGAAGGGTTTCAATTTTTTGAAATGAACGATTTGAAGACCTATTGATTCTAACAACTGATTGCAGAGTTGATCATTCGGACCTTTCAATTCATAGATGTGGATCTCGGACCTATGAATGGGGATATTCCCGAAACTCACAAAGAAAAAAGGAAGTGAGTTAGACAAAAAGAGAAGAAACTTGGACAAAAAAAGAAGTAACTTGGACAAAAAGAAAGGAAGTGACTTAGACAAATCTTTTTTGTCGATAACCTCAGACCAATCAATCGAATATTGATTAATACGTAATCGATCGAACACTACTTGAAAATGAAAACGGCTCTTCTGCTCAGAAATGAAATGTTCCAAATGTTCCTGTAAATTCTTGCTCCCATTGGACCATTTGTATCTATATGCATTAGGATCCCGATTCACGGATCTCTCGGTTCGAGAAATAAAAATAAGAGGATCGAACCATTTCTTCTGACTCTTTTTCAAATTTGATAAATGTTGGTTGATCGTATATTTCATTATAGTTCTATGATTCAGAGTATCATTTCCTATTTGATCCCTTTGAATTCCATATTCGAAGTTGCGATCGGATCTATTCATTAAAAAGAATCGATTCAATACATTTCTTATGTACCCATAGGTGCTATATTGGATTTGAATCAGATTTCGGATCAATCTATATTGATTGACTGCCTCCATTATGTTGTTGCTAGCAAATACCACTATTTTTGGTTTTGGATCTTCCAAATCATTCCCGCAGGAGGTCCGGACCCATTTTTTTCTGATCCTTCGATAAAAAGATTCATTCTCTTCATAAAAAATAGGAGGTAGAACCAATAAAGATTTCTTTTTCGATTCATCCCTGGAGTTGAATACCTCATTCAAGAATTGTTTTTGATCCAATCCAATAGAAAAGGCAAATCCCTTATGATACACCAGATCCGGCTCGGTTATTGATAGAGTGAATAGATCTGCCATTTCTTGAAATCTCTCTTCTGATTCAAAATCGTGGTGTAACGTGTATCCCCCCCTGTTCCGGTCATGGAATAGATGAAATAAATCAAAAAATGGATTTTTGTTCAAGAATGAAATCTTATTGGAACTGTCCATATCCAGTTCATCCTTCGGAACCATATCACATCCCGGATCTGATGAAATAGGATGAATTGAGACGGTATTTTGTAAATACGTAATTATCTTGAATATATTAACTATTTCTTTATTTTCCGATCGCCTGGAAGGGACAAAAGAAACATCTTGTTCTTTCTTCAACAATTTCTGATCTCTAGTGGACCTCTCAGTAGGATTCGAACCCAGATGAAGTTCTGACCATCTGTCAGAGAAAAAAGAACGAATGGATCTTGTAGGATTCCCAAGAAATTCTTCGATTTCTTCCGGAAGCAGGTGCTTATTCATCTGCTTCTCACGTTCCGTGAATAGCCGGGACATTGAGGAATATCCAGAAAGGCATTTAGGAAATCGGTCTGATTCTATCTCTGTTCGTTCCGTTTGAAGAAAAGAAGGATCCCAAAGAATCGATCTTTCTTTTAGTTGTTGAATCTCTCTTTGATTGATCAATGTGT from Prunus dulcis plastid, complete genome encodes the following:
- the ycf2 gene encoding hypothetical chloroplast RF21 — translated: MKGHQFKSWIFELREILREIKNSHYFLDSWTKFNSVGSFIHIFFHQERFIKLLDSRIWSILLSRNSHLQGSTSNRYFTIKGVVLFVVAVLIYRINNRKMVERKNLYLTGLLPIPMNFIGPRNDTLEESFGSSNINRLIVSLLYLPKGKKISESCFLDPKESTWVLPITKKCIMPESNWGSWWWRNWIGKKRASSCKISNETVAGIEISFKEKDIKYLEFLFVYYMDDPIRKDHDWELFDRLSPRKRRNIINLNSGQLFEILVKDWICYLMFAFREKIPVEAEGFFKQQGAGSTIQSNEIEHVSHLFSRNKCAMQNCAQFHMRQFLQDLFFSWGKNPHESDFLRNISRENWLDNVWLLNKDRFFSKIRNVSSNIQYDSTRSSFVQVTDSSQLKGSSDQSRDHFDSISNEDSEYHTLINQREIQQLKERSILWDPSFLQTERTEIESDRFPKCLSGYSSMSRLFTEREKQMNKHLLPEEIEEFLGNPTRSIRSFFSDRWSELHLGSNPTERSTRDQKLLKKEQDVSFVPSRRSENKEIVNIFKIITYLQNTVSIHPISSDPGCDMVPKDELDMDSSNKISFLNKNPFFDLFHLFHDRNRGGYTLHHDFESEERFQEMADLFTLSITEPDLVYHKGFAFSIGLDQKQFLNEVFNSRDESKKKSLLVLPPIFYEENESFYRRIRKKWVRTSCGNDLEDPKPKIVVFASNNIMEAVNQYRLIRNLIQIQYSTYGYIRNVLNRFFLMNRSDRNFEYGIQRDQIGNDTLNHRTIMKYTINQHLSNLKKSQKKWFDPLIFISRTERSVNRDPNAYRYKWSNGSKNLQEHLEHFISEQKSRFHFQVVFDRLRINQYSIDWSEVIDKKDLSKSLPFFLSKLLLFLSKFLLFLSNSLPFFFVSFGNIPIHRSEIHIYELKGPNDQLCNQLLESIGLQIVHFKKLKPFLLDDHETSQKSKFLINGGTISPFLFNKIPKWMIDSFHTRNNRRKSFDNMDSYFSMISHDQDNWLNPVKPFHRSSLISSFYKANRLRFLNNPHHFCFYCNKGFPFYVEKARINNYDFTYGQFLNILFIRKKIFSLCGGKKKYAFLERDTISPIELQVSNIFIPNDFPQNGDERYNLYKSFHFPIRSDPFVRRAIYSIADISGTLLTEGQIVNFERTYCQPLSDMNLSDSEGKNLHQYLNFNSNMGLIHTPCSEKYLPSEKRKKRGLCLKKCLEKGQMYRTFQRDSAFSTLSKWNIFQTYMPWFLTSTGYKYLNFIFLDTFSDLLPILSSSQKFVSIFHDIMHGSDISWRILQKKLCLPQWNLISDISSKCLHNLLPSEEMIHRNNESSLISTHLRSPNVREFLYSILFLLLVAGYLVRTHLLFVSRAYSELQTEFERVKSLMIPSYMIELRKLLDRYPTSELNSFWLKNLFLVAREQLGDSLEEIRGSASVGNMLWGGGPAYGVKSIRSKKKYLNINLIDIISIIPNPINRIAFSRNTRHLSHTSKEIYSLIRKRKNVNGDWIDDKIESWVSNSDSIDDKEREFLVQFSTLTTEKRIDQILLSLTHSDHLSKNGSGYQMIEQPGAIYLRYLVDIHKKYLMNYEFNTSCLAERRIFLAHYQTITYSQTSCGANSFHFPSHGKPFSLRLALSLSRGILVIGSLGTGRSYLVKYLATNSYVPFITVFLNKFLDNKPKGFLVDDSDDIDDSDDIDDSDDRDFDTELELLTMMNALTMGMMPEIDRFYITLQFELAKAMSPCIIWIPNIHDLDVNESNYLSLGLLVNYLSRDCERCSTRNILVIASTHIPKKVDPALIAPNKLNTCIKIRRLLIPQQRKHFFTLSYTRGFHLEKKMFHTNGFGSITMGSNVRDLVALTNEALSISITQKKSIIDTNIIRSALHRQTWDLRSQVRSVQDHGILFYQIGRAVAQNVLLSNCSIDPISIYMKKKSCNEGDSYLYKWYFELGTSMKKLTILLYLLSCSAGSVAQDLWSLPRPDEKNGITSYGLVENDSDLVHGLLEVEGAPVGSSRTEKDCSQFDNDRVTLLLRPEPRNPLDMMQNGSCSIVDQRFLYEQYESEFEEGEGVLDPQRIEEDLFNHIVWAPRIWRPWGFLFDCIERPNELGFPYWVRSFRGKRIIYDEEDGLQENDSEFLQSGTMQYQTRDRSSKEQGFFRISQFIWDPADPLFFLFKDQPFISVFSHREFFADEEMSKGLLTSQTDLPTSIYKRWFIKNTQERYFELLIHRQRWLRTNSSLSNGFFRSNTPSESYQYLSKLFLSNGTLLDQMTKTLLRKRWLFPDEMKIGFM